A stretch of Mus caroli chromosome 5, CAROLI_EIJ_v1.1, whole genome shotgun sequence DNA encodes these proteins:
- the Fgfr3 gene encoding fibroblast growth factor receptor 3 isoform X1, translating to MAHLSALQRAPEAKDAKGSHGPLCVPWSPGGATRAAPGCARWQRGKAEQRSGGRPREGRLSLEVPGPEPSQQEQVAFGSGDTVELSCHPPGGAPTGPTVWAKDGAGLVASHRILVGPQRLQVLNASHEDAGVYSCQHRLTRRVLCHFSVRVTDAPSSGDDEDGEDVAEDTGAPYWTRPERMDKKLLAVPAANTVRFRCPAAGNPTPSISWLKNGKEFRGEHRIGGIKLRHQQWSLVMESVVPSDRGNYTCVVENKFGSIRQTYTLDVLERSPHRPILQAGLPANQTAILGSDVEFHCKVYSDAQPHIQWLKHVEVNGSKVGPDGTPYVTVLKSWISENVEADARLRLANVSERDGGEYLCRATNFIGVAEKAFWLRVHGPQAAEEELMETDEAGSVYAGVLSYGVVFFLFILVVAAVILCRLRSPPKKGLGSPTVHKVSRFPLKRQVTVSLESNSSMNSNTPLVRIARLSSGEGPVLANVSELELPADPKWELSRTRLTLGKPLGEGCFGQVVMAEAIGIDKDRTAKPVTVAVKMLKDDATDKDLSDLVSEMEMMKMIGKHKNIINLLGACTQGGPLYVLVEYAAKGNLREFLRARRPPGMDYSFDACRLPEEQLTCKDLVSCAYQVARGMEYLASQKCIHRDLAARNVLVTEDNVMKIADFGLARDVHNLDYYKKTTNGRLPVKWMAPEALFDRVYTHQSDVWSFGVLLWEIFTLGGSPYPGIPVEELFKLLKEGHRMDKPASCTHDLYMIMRECWHAVPSQRPTFKQLVEDLDRILTVTSTDEYLDLSVPFEQYSPGGQDTPSSSSSGDDSVFTHDLLPPGPPSNGGPRT from the exons ATGGCACACTTGAGTGCCCTCCAACGGGCCCCGGAGGCCAAGGATGCGAAAGGGAGCCACGGTCCGCTCTGCGTCCCTTGGTCGCCCGGAGGTGCGACGCGCGCGGCCCCCGGCTGTGCCCGGTGGCAGCGTGGCAAAGCAGAGCAGCGGTCTGGCGGGAGGCCGCGCGAAGGGAGGCTTTCGCTCG AGGTTCCAGGGCCTGAACCTAGCCAGCAGGAGCAGGTGGCTTTCGGCAGTGGGGATACCGTGGAGCTGAGCTGCCATCCTCCTGGAGGTGCCCCCACAGGGCCCACGGTCTGGGCTAAGGATGGTGCAGGTCTGGTGGCCTCCCACCGCATCCTGGTGGGGCCTCAGAGGCTGCAAGTGCTAAATGCCTCCCACGAAGATGCAGGGGTCTACAGCTGCCAGCACCGGCTCACTCGGCGTGTGCTGTGCCACTTCAGTGTGCGTGTGACAG ATGCTCCATCCTCAGGAGATGACGAAGATGGGGAGGACGTGGCTGAAGACACAG GGGCTCCTTATTGGACTCGCCCAGAGCGAATGGATAAGAAACTGCTGGCTGTGCCAGCTGCAAACACTGTCCGCTTCCGCTGCCCGGCTGCTGGCAACCCTACCCCCTCCATCTCCTGGCTGAAGAATGGCAAAGAATTCCGAGGGGAGCATCGCATTGGGGGCATCAAG CTCCGGCACCAGCAGTGGAGCTTGGTCATGGAAAGTGTGGTACCCTCTGATCGTGGCAACTATACCTGCGTGGTTGAGAACAAGTTTGGTAGCATCCGGCAGACATACACACTGGATGTGCTGG AGCGCTCCCCACACCGGCCCATCCTGCAGGCTGGGCTGCCGGCCAACCAGACAGCCATTCTAGGCAGTGACGTGGAGTTCCACTGCAAGGTGTACAGCGATGCACAGCCACACATCCAGTGGCTGAAGCACGTGGAAGTGAACGGCAGCAAGGTGGGCCCTGACGGCACGCCCTACGTCACTGTACTCAAG TCCTGGATCAGTGAGAATGTGGAGGCAGACGCACGCCTCCGCCTGGCCAATGTGTCGGAGCGGGACGGGGGCGAGTACCTCTGTCGAGCCACCAATTTCATAGGCGTGGCTGAGAAGGCCTTTTGGCTGCGTGTTCACGGGCCCCAAGCAG CTGAGGAGGAGCTGATGGAAACTGATGAGGCTGGCAGCGTGTACGCAGGCGTCCTCAGCTACGGGgtggtcttcttcctcttcatcctggTGGTGGCAGCTGTGATACTCTGCCGCCTGCGCAGTCCCCCAAAGAAGGGCCTGGGCTCGCCCACCGTGCACAAGGTCTCTCGCTTCCCGCTTAAGCGACAGGTAACA GTGTCCTTGGAATCTAACTCCTCTATGAACTCCAACACACCCCTCGTCCGGATTGCCCGGCTGTCCTCAGGAGAAGGTCCCGTTCTGGCCAATGTTTCTGAACTTGAGCTGCCTGCTGACCCCAAGTGGGAGCTATCCAGGACCCG GCTGACACTTGGTAAGCCTCTTGGAGAAGGCTGCTTTGGACAGGTGGTCATGGCAGAAGCTATTGGCATCGACAAGGACCGTACTGCCAAGCCTGTCACCGTGGCCGTGAAGATGCTgaaag ATGATGCGACTGACAAGGACCTGTCGGACCTGGTATCTGAGATGGAGATGATGAAAATGAttggcaagcacaagaacatcaTTAACCTGCTGGGGGCGTGCACACAGGGTG GGCCCCTGTATGTGCTGGTGGAATACGCAGCCAAGGGCAATCTCCGGGAGTTCCTTCGGGCGCGACGGCCTCCAGGCATGGACTACTCCTTTGATGCCTGCAGGCTGCCAGAGGAACAGCTCACCTGCAAGGATCTAGTGTCCTGTGCCTACCAGGTGGCACGGGGCATGGAATACTTGGCTTCTCAGAAg TGTATTCACAGAGACTTGGCTGCCAGAAACGTCCTGGTGACTGAGGACAATGTGATGAAGATTGCGGACTTTGGCCTGGCTCGAGATGTGCACAACCTGGACTACTACAAGAAGACCACAAAT GGCCGGCTACCTGTGAAGTGGATGGCACCAGAGGCCCTTTTTGACCGAGTCTACACCCACCAGAGTGATGT TTGGTCTTTTGGTGTCCTCCTCTGGGAGATCTTTACGCTGGGGGGCTCACCGTATCCTGGCATCCCAGTGGAAGAGCTTTTCAAGCTGTTGAAAGAGGGCCACCGTATGGACAAGCCAGCCAGCTGCACACATGACCT GTACATGATCATGCGGGAATGTTGGCATGCGGTACCTTCACAGAGGCCCACCTTCAAGCAGTTGGTAGAGGATTTAGACCGCATCCTCACTGTGACATCAACTGAC GAATACTTGGACCTCTCCGTGCCATTTGAGCAGTACTCGCCAGGTGGCCAGGACACGCCTAGCTCCAGCTCATCCGGAGATGACTCGGTGTTCACCCATGACCTGCTACCCCCAGGCCCACCCAGTAATGGGGGACCTCGGACGTGA
- the Fgfr3 gene encoding fibroblast growth factor receptor 3 isoform X3: MAHLSALQRAPEAKDAKGSHGPLCVPWSPGGATRAAPGCARWQRGKAEQRSGGRPREGRLSLEVPGPEPSQQEQVAFGSGDTVELSCHPPGGAPTGPTVWAKDGAGLVASHRILVGPQRLQVLNASHEDAGVYSCQHRLTRRVLCHFSVRVTDAPSSGDDEDGEDVAEDTGAPYWTRPERMDKKLLAVPAANTVRFRCPAAGNPTPSISWLKNGKEFRGEHRIGGIKLRHQQWSLVMESVVPSDRGNYTCVVENKFGSIRQTYTLDVLERSPHRPILQAGLPANQTAILGSDVEFHCKVYSDAQPHIQWLKHVEVNGSKVGPDGTPYVTVLKTAGANTTDKELEVLSLHNVTFEDAGEYTCLAGNSIGFSHHSAWLVVLPAEEELMETDEAGSVYAGVLSYGVVFFLFILVVAAVILCRLRSPPKKGLGSPTVHKVSRFPLKRQVTVSLESNSSMNSNTPLVRIARLSSGEGPVLANVSELELPADPKWELSRTRLTLGKPLGEGCFGQVVMAEAIGIDKDRTAKPVTVAVKMLKDDATDKDLSDLVSEMEMMKMIGKHKNIINLLGACTQGGPLYVLVEYAAKGNLREFLRARRPPGMDYSFDACRLPEEQLTCKDLVSCAYQVARGMEYLASQKCIHRDLAARNVLVTEDNVMKIADFGLARDVHNLDYYKKTTNGRLPVKWMAPEALFDRVYTHQSDVWSFGVLLWEIFTLGGSPYPGIPVEELFKLLKEGHRMDKPASCTHDLYMIMRECWHAVPSQRPTFKQLVEDLDRILTVTSTDEYLDLSVPFEQYSPGGQDTPSSSSSGDDSVFTHDLLPPGPPSNGGPRT, from the exons ATGGCACACTTGAGTGCCCTCCAACGGGCCCCGGAGGCCAAGGATGCGAAAGGGAGCCACGGTCCGCTCTGCGTCCCTTGGTCGCCCGGAGGTGCGACGCGCGCGGCCCCCGGCTGTGCCCGGTGGCAGCGTGGCAAAGCAGAGCAGCGGTCTGGCGGGAGGCCGCGCGAAGGGAGGCTTTCGCTCG AGGTTCCAGGGCCTGAACCTAGCCAGCAGGAGCAGGTGGCTTTCGGCAGTGGGGATACCGTGGAGCTGAGCTGCCATCCTCCTGGAGGTGCCCCCACAGGGCCCACGGTCTGGGCTAAGGATGGTGCAGGTCTGGTGGCCTCCCACCGCATCCTGGTGGGGCCTCAGAGGCTGCAAGTGCTAAATGCCTCCCACGAAGATGCAGGGGTCTACAGCTGCCAGCACCGGCTCACTCGGCGTGTGCTGTGCCACTTCAGTGTGCGTGTGACAG ATGCTCCATCCTCAGGAGATGACGAAGATGGGGAGGACGTGGCTGAAGACACAG GGGCTCCTTATTGGACTCGCCCAGAGCGAATGGATAAGAAACTGCTGGCTGTGCCAGCTGCAAACACTGTCCGCTTCCGCTGCCCGGCTGCTGGCAACCCTACCCCCTCCATCTCCTGGCTGAAGAATGGCAAAGAATTCCGAGGGGAGCATCGCATTGGGGGCATCAAG CTCCGGCACCAGCAGTGGAGCTTGGTCATGGAAAGTGTGGTACCCTCTGATCGTGGCAACTATACCTGCGTGGTTGAGAACAAGTTTGGTAGCATCCGGCAGACATACACACTGGATGTGCTGG AGCGCTCCCCACACCGGCCCATCCTGCAGGCTGGGCTGCCGGCCAACCAGACAGCCATTCTAGGCAGTGACGTGGAGTTCCACTGCAAGGTGTACAGCGATGCACAGCCACACATCCAGTGGCTGAAGCACGTGGAAGTGAACGGCAGCAAGGTGGGCCCTGACGGCACGCCCTACGTCACTGTACTCAAG ACTGCAGGCGCTAACACCACCGACAAGGAGCTAGAGGTTCTGTCCTTGCACAATGTCACCTTTGAGGACGCGGGGGAGTACACCTGCCTGGCGGGCAATTCTATCGGGTTTTCCCATCACTCTGCGTGGCTGGTGGTGCTGCCAG CTGAGGAGGAGCTGATGGAAACTGATGAGGCTGGCAGCGTGTACGCAGGCGTCCTCAGCTACGGGgtggtcttcttcctcttcatcctggTGGTGGCAGCTGTGATACTCTGCCGCCTGCGCAGTCCCCCAAAGAAGGGCCTGGGCTCGCCCACCGTGCACAAGGTCTCTCGCTTCCCGCTTAAGCGACAGGTAACA GTGTCCTTGGAATCTAACTCCTCTATGAACTCCAACACACCCCTCGTCCGGATTGCCCGGCTGTCCTCAGGAGAAGGTCCCGTTCTGGCCAATGTTTCTGAACTTGAGCTGCCTGCTGACCCCAAGTGGGAGCTATCCAGGACCCG GCTGACACTTGGTAAGCCTCTTGGAGAAGGCTGCTTTGGACAGGTGGTCATGGCAGAAGCTATTGGCATCGACAAGGACCGTACTGCCAAGCCTGTCACCGTGGCCGTGAAGATGCTgaaag ATGATGCGACTGACAAGGACCTGTCGGACCTGGTATCTGAGATGGAGATGATGAAAATGAttggcaagcacaagaacatcaTTAACCTGCTGGGGGCGTGCACACAGGGTG GGCCCCTGTATGTGCTGGTGGAATACGCAGCCAAGGGCAATCTCCGGGAGTTCCTTCGGGCGCGACGGCCTCCAGGCATGGACTACTCCTTTGATGCCTGCAGGCTGCCAGAGGAACAGCTCACCTGCAAGGATCTAGTGTCCTGTGCCTACCAGGTGGCACGGGGCATGGAATACTTGGCTTCTCAGAAg TGTATTCACAGAGACTTGGCTGCCAGAAACGTCCTGGTGACTGAGGACAATGTGATGAAGATTGCGGACTTTGGCCTGGCTCGAGATGTGCACAACCTGGACTACTACAAGAAGACCACAAAT GGCCGGCTACCTGTGAAGTGGATGGCACCAGAGGCCCTTTTTGACCGAGTCTACACCCACCAGAGTGATGT TTGGTCTTTTGGTGTCCTCCTCTGGGAGATCTTTACGCTGGGGGGCTCACCGTATCCTGGCATCCCAGTGGAAGAGCTTTTCAAGCTGTTGAAAGAGGGCCACCGTATGGACAAGCCAGCCAGCTGCACACATGACCT GTACATGATCATGCGGGAATGTTGGCATGCGGTACCTTCACAGAGGCCCACCTTCAAGCAGTTGGTAGAGGATTTAGACCGCATCCTCACTGTGACATCAACTGAC GAATACTTGGACCTCTCCGTGCCATTTGAGCAGTACTCGCCAGGTGGCCAGGACACGCCTAGCTCCAGCTCATCCGGAGATGACTCGGTGTTCACCCATGACCTGCTACCCCCAGGCCCACCCAGTAATGGGGGACCTCGGACGTGA
- the Fgfr3 gene encoding fibroblast growth factor receptor 3 isoform X11 has product MDKKLLAVPAANTVRFRCPAAGNPTPSISWLKNGKEFRGEHRIGGIKLRHQQWSLVMESVVPSDRGNYTCVVENKFGSIRQTYTLDVLERSPHRPILQAGLPANQTAILGSDVEFHCKVYSDAQPHIQWLKHVEVNGSKVGPDGTPYVTVLKTAGANTTDKELEVLSLHNVTFEDAGEYTCLAGNSIGFSHHSAWLVVLPAEEELMETDEAGSVYAGVLSYGVVFFLFILVVAAVILCRLRSPPKKGLGSPTVHKVSRFPLKRQVSLESNSSMNSNTPLVRIARLSSGEGPVLANVSELELPADPKWELSRTRLTLGKPLGEGCFGQVVMAEAIGIDKDRTAKPVTVAVKMLKDDATDKDLSDLVSEMEMMKMIGKHKNIINLLGACTQGGPLYVLVEYAAKGNLREFLRARRPPGMDYSFDACRLPEEQLTCKDLVSCAYQVARGMEYLASQKCIHRDLAARNVLVTEDNVMKIADFGLARDVHNLDYYKKTTNGRLPVKWMAPEALFDRVYTHQSDVWSFGVLLWEIFTLGGSPYPGIPVEELFKLLKEGHRMDKPASCTHDLYMIMRECWHAVPSQRPTFKQLVEDLDRILTVTSTDEYLDLSVPFEQYSPGGQDTPSSSSSGDDSVFTHDLLPPGPPSNGGPRT; this is encoded by the exons ATGGATAAGAAACTGCTGGCTGTGCCAGCTGCAAACACTGTCCGCTTCCGCTGCCCGGCTGCTGGCAACCCTACCCCCTCCATCTCCTGGCTGAAGAATGGCAAAGAATTCCGAGGGGAGCATCGCATTGGGGGCATCAAG CTCCGGCACCAGCAGTGGAGCTTGGTCATGGAAAGTGTGGTACCCTCTGATCGTGGCAACTATACCTGCGTGGTTGAGAACAAGTTTGGTAGCATCCGGCAGACATACACACTGGATGTGCTGG AGCGCTCCCCACACCGGCCCATCCTGCAGGCTGGGCTGCCGGCCAACCAGACAGCCATTCTAGGCAGTGACGTGGAGTTCCACTGCAAGGTGTACAGCGATGCACAGCCACACATCCAGTGGCTGAAGCACGTGGAAGTGAACGGCAGCAAGGTGGGCCCTGACGGCACGCCCTACGTCACTGTACTCAAG ACTGCAGGCGCTAACACCACCGACAAGGAGCTAGAGGTTCTGTCCTTGCACAATGTCACCTTTGAGGACGCGGGGGAGTACACCTGCCTGGCGGGCAATTCTATCGGGTTTTCCCATCACTCTGCGTGGCTGGTGGTGCTGCCAG CTGAGGAGGAGCTGATGGAAACTGATGAGGCTGGCAGCGTGTACGCAGGCGTCCTCAGCTACGGGgtggtcttcttcctcttcatcctggTGGTGGCAGCTGTGATACTCTGCCGCCTGCGCAGTCCCCCAAAGAAGGGCCTGGGCTCGCCCACCGTGCACAAGGTCTCTCGCTTCCCGCTTAAGCGACAG GTGTCCTTGGAATCTAACTCCTCTATGAACTCCAACACACCCCTCGTCCGGATTGCCCGGCTGTCCTCAGGAGAAGGTCCCGTTCTGGCCAATGTTTCTGAACTTGAGCTGCCTGCTGACCCCAAGTGGGAGCTATCCAGGACCCG GCTGACACTTGGTAAGCCTCTTGGAGAAGGCTGCTTTGGACAGGTGGTCATGGCAGAAGCTATTGGCATCGACAAGGACCGTACTGCCAAGCCTGTCACCGTGGCCGTGAAGATGCTgaaag ATGATGCGACTGACAAGGACCTGTCGGACCTGGTATCTGAGATGGAGATGATGAAAATGAttggcaagcacaagaacatcaTTAACCTGCTGGGGGCGTGCACACAGGGTG GGCCCCTGTATGTGCTGGTGGAATACGCAGCCAAGGGCAATCTCCGGGAGTTCCTTCGGGCGCGACGGCCTCCAGGCATGGACTACTCCTTTGATGCCTGCAGGCTGCCAGAGGAACAGCTCACCTGCAAGGATCTAGTGTCCTGTGCCTACCAGGTGGCACGGGGCATGGAATACTTGGCTTCTCAGAAg TGTATTCACAGAGACTTGGCTGCCAGAAACGTCCTGGTGACTGAGGACAATGTGATGAAGATTGCGGACTTTGGCCTGGCTCGAGATGTGCACAACCTGGACTACTACAAGAAGACCACAAAT GGCCGGCTACCTGTGAAGTGGATGGCACCAGAGGCCCTTTTTGACCGAGTCTACACCCACCAGAGTGATGT TTGGTCTTTTGGTGTCCTCCTCTGGGAGATCTTTACGCTGGGGGGCTCACCGTATCCTGGCATCCCAGTGGAAGAGCTTTTCAAGCTGTTGAAAGAGGGCCACCGTATGGACAAGCCAGCCAGCTGCACACATGACCT GTACATGATCATGCGGGAATGTTGGCATGCGGTACCTTCACAGAGGCCCACCTTCAAGCAGTTGGTAGAGGATTTAGACCGCATCCTCACTGTGACATCAACTGAC GAATACTTGGACCTCTCCGTGCCATTTGAGCAGTACTCGCCAGGTGGCCAGGACACGCCTAGCTCCAGCTCATCCGGAGATGACTCGGTGTTCACCCATGACCTGCTACCCCCAGGCCCACCCAGTAATGGGGGACCTCGGACGTGA